Proteins encoded by one window of Dokdonella sp.:
- a CDS encoding YafY family protein: protein MDRYERILTLHRILKASRYPVPLTRLREELACSRATIYRDIAFLRDALGAPIESDPEQAAIRYDATEGDRFELPGLWLTSEELASLLALNELLGRADPGVLAGALAPFRARIEGLLSDQVSGRKLPIERIRVIASGARKLDQATFRTVAGALLSRTRLRFEYRARTTNALTTREVSPQRLTHYRDNWYLDAWDHGRDALRSFALDRMREAHSIEAVALDRGVAELDDHLAASYGIFSGPPKAWATIRFSAHAARWVADERWHSQQQGQWLPDGQYELKLPYSNSRELLMDVLKYGPEAEIVSPVSLREEMRIMLQLAIGAYNAGGGA from the coding sequence ATGGACCGCTACGAGCGCATCCTTACCCTGCATCGCATCCTCAAGGCCTCGCGCTATCCGGTGCCGCTGACGCGACTGCGCGAGGAACTGGCCTGCTCGCGGGCGACGATCTACCGCGACATCGCCTTTTTGCGCGATGCGCTTGGCGCACCGATCGAGAGCGATCCTGAGCAGGCCGCGATCCGCTACGACGCGACCGAGGGCGATCGTTTCGAGCTGCCCGGCCTGTGGCTGACCAGCGAGGAGTTGGCCTCGCTGCTCGCCCTCAACGAGTTGCTCGGGCGCGCCGATCCCGGCGTGCTGGCCGGCGCGCTGGCGCCGTTCCGTGCGCGCATCGAGGGCCTGCTGTCCGACCAGGTCAGCGGACGCAAGCTGCCGATCGAGCGCATTCGCGTCATCGCCAGCGGCGCGCGCAAGCTCGACCAGGCGACCTTCCGCACGGTTGCCGGCGCATTGCTCTCGCGCACGCGCCTGCGTTTCGAGTACCGCGCGCGCACCACCAATGCGCTGACCACGCGCGAGGTCTCGCCGCAGCGTCTGACCCACTACCGTGACAACTGGTACCTCGATGCCTGGGACCATGGCCGTGACGCCCTGCGCAGCTTCGCCCTGGACCGCATGCGCGAGGCCCATTCGATCGAGGCCGTGGCGCTCGACCGCGGGGTCGCCGAACTCGACGACCACCTCGCTGCCAGCTACGGCATCTTCTCCGGCCCGCCCAAGGCCTGGGCGACGATCCGTTTCTCCGCGCATGCCGCGCGCTGGGTTGCCGACGAGCGCTGGCATTCGCAGCAGCAGGGTCAATGGCTGCCGGACGGCCAATACGAACTCAAGCTGCCGTACAGCAACTCGCGCGAATTGTTAATGGACGTGCTGAAGTACGGCCCCGAAGCCGAGATCGTCTCGCCGGTGTCGCTGCGCGAGGAGATGCGCATCATGTTGCAGCTGGCGATCGGGGCCTACAACGCCGGAGGCGGAGCGTGA